One Pseudomonadota bacterium genomic region harbors:
- a CDS encoding methyltetrahydrofolate cobalamin methyltransferase: MTRTIVASATKEVVIGFDQKFCVIGERINPTGRKKLAAEMQAGNFETVRSDALAQVAAGATMLDVNAGVTSVDPNATEPALLVQTLEMVQDLVDVPLSIDSSVTAAIEAGLKVAKGRPLVNSVTGETEKLEAILPLIKKYDVPVVAISNDETGISEDPDVRFAVAKSIVEHAADYGIPAHDIVVDPLVMPIGAMGTAGKQVFALVRRLREELGVNTTCGLSNISFGLPHRHGINAAFIPMCIASGMTSAIMNPCRPQEMEMVHAANVLAGNDADCTDWIMNYKNHTATAPGATPAPAQTSTGAPKRRGGRAARAG; the protein is encoded by the coding sequence TTGACCCGCACCATCGTTGCATCCGCCACCAAGGAAGTCGTGATCGGCTTTGATCAAAAATTCTGCGTCATCGGTGAGCGCATCAACCCGACCGGACGGAAAAAGCTGGCAGCAGAAATGCAAGCAGGCAATTTTGAAACCGTTAGGTCCGACGCCCTCGCGCAGGTCGCGGCCGGGGCAACCATGCTGGACGTTAATGCGGGCGTCACCTCTGTGGACCCCAACGCAACCGAACCGGCATTGCTCGTTCAGACGCTGGAAATGGTGCAGGACCTCGTCGACGTACCCCTCTCCATCGACTCATCCGTCACCGCCGCAATCGAAGCAGGCTTGAAGGTCGCCAAAGGTCGCCCACTGGTCAATTCAGTCACCGGTGAGACGGAAAAACTCGAAGCCATTCTGCCGCTGATCAAAAAATATGATGTGCCGGTGGTGGCCATCTCAAACGACGAAACAGGCATTTCCGAAGATCCCGACGTGCGTTTCGCGGTGGCCAAGAGCATCGTTGAGCACGCGGCAGATTACGGTATTCCGGCCCATGACATCGTGGTTGATCCGCTCGTCATGCCGATTGGTGCGATGGGCACGGCTGGCAAGCAGGTGTTTGCGCTGGTGCGCCGCCTGCGTGAGGAACTCGGCGTCAACACGACGTGCGGTCTCTCCAACATCTCTTTTGGCCTGCCCCACCGCCACGGCATCAACGCAGCCTTCATCCCCATGTGCATCGCATCGGGCATGACCAGCGCAATCATGAACCCATGCCGCCCGCAGGAAATGGAAATGGTCCACGCCGCCAACGTCCTGGCCGGCAATGATGCCGACTGCACCGACTGGATCATGAACTACAAAAACCACACAGCCACCGCCCCTGGCGCAACACCCGCTCCAGCGCAAACCTCAACAGGCGCACCAAAACGCAGAGGCGGACGCGCTGCTCGGGCTGGGTGA